From the Solanum lycopersicum chromosome 10, SLM_r2.1 genome, one window contains:
- the LOC104649494 gene encoding transcription factor MYB58, which produces MGKGRTACCDKSKVKKGPWTPSEDLKLISFIQKHGHGNWRALPKQAGLLRCGKSCRLRWINYLRPDVKRGNFTPQEEDTIINLHRAFGNRWSKIASHLPGRTDNEIKNVWNTHLKKRLVVMKKEECKSSSSSTSTSSHQGQYMDNNNNNNSNTLESFSPTSSKANDQVMDFWEYMLDTSSTTTSINNLDHLDSYSKLDITSEHHPQQLVDEYECQKWLTYLEIELGLTTNNQQEDHQNNFMQL; this is translated from the exons atggGTAAAGGAAGAACAGCTTGTTGTGATAAAAGTAAAGTGAAGAAAGGGCCATGGACTCCTTCTGAAGATTTGAAGCTTATTTCTTTCATACAAAAACATGGCCATGGAAATTGGCGTGCCCTTCCTAAACAAGCTG GGTTATTGAGGTGTGGGAAGAGTTGCCGGTTGAGGTGGATTAACTACTTAAGACCTGACGTAAAGCGAGGGAATTTCACCCCACAAGAAGAAGACACCATTATTAACCTACATCGCGCTTTTGGCAACAG GTGGTCAAAGATAGCATCTCATTTACCAGGAAGAACAGATAACGAGATTAAAAATGTGTGGAATACTCATTTGAAGAAGAGATTAGTTGTGATGAAGAAAGAGGAATGCAagtcttcttcatcatcaacttCAACAAGTAGTCATCAAGGCCAATACatggataataataataataataatagcaatactTTAGAGTCTTTCTCTCCCACTTCTTCCAAGGCTAATGATCAAGTTATGGACTTTTGGGAATACATGTTGGATACTAGTAGTACTACTACTAGTATTAATAATTTGGATCATTTAGACAGCTACTCCAAATTGGACATTACTAGTGAACATCATCCTCAGCAGCTTGTAGATGAATATGAATGCCAAAAGTGGTTGACATACTTGGAAATTGAACTAGGACTAACAACAAATAATCAACAGGAAGACCACCAAAATAACTTCATGCAACTCTAG
- the LOC101265175 gene encoding tRNA (mnm(5)s(2)U34)-methyltransferase, chloroplastic, protein MLFVESIQMNLSSYSSILARRMVQCEWNLKFSISPLLFSSKKSTISIAAFASSSELNGASISVAGAESSSSIPFFRDSPISGSMEQVMVEYVFGRKKATEVAHYVWKHIVQKGDAVVDATCGNGYDTLALLKLVADKTRRGRVYGMDVQKIALESTSSLLDQFASPDEKELVELFVMSHSQMEDIVPNDVAVRLVAFNLGYLPGGDKKIITRSETTVLALEAAKRILAPGGLISIVTYVGHPGGREEFEKIEEFASGLPVEAWNCCKLHTLNRPLAPMLLFLFKR, encoded by the exons ATGCTATTTGTGGAGTCGATTCAAATGAATCTCAGTTCATATTCTTCGATCTTAGCTCGGAGAATGGTGCAATGCGAATGGAACCTGAAATTCTCCATTTCTCCATTGTTATTCTCATCTAAGAAAAGTACTATAAGTATAGCAGCATTTGCAAGTTCGTCGGAGCTAAATGGAGCATCCATTTCAGTAGCTGGAGCTGAAAGTTCTTCGTCGATCCCTTTTTTTCGCGATTCCCCCATTTCAG GGTCTATGGAGCAAGTAATGGTGGAATATGTTTTCGGGAGGAAAAAAGCAACTGAAGTTGCTCACTA TGTATGGAAGCATATTGTTCAGAAGGGGGATGCAGTTGTTGATGCCACCTGTGGAAATGGTTACGATACCTTGGCATTGTTGAAACTGGTTGCAGATAAGACACGGAGAGGTCGAGTTTATGGCATGGATGTTCAGAAAATTGCTTTAGAAAGCACTTCATCCTTACTGGACCAGTTTGCTAGTCCAGATGAG AAAGAACTTGTTGAGCTATTTGTTATGTCTCATAGTCAAATGGAGGACATTGTTCCAAATGATGTGGCTGTAAG GTTAGTTGCTTTCAACTTGGGATACCTTCCTGGAGGTGACAAAAAAATCATTACCAGGTCTGAAACAACTGTACTTGCGTTAGAGGCTGCTAAGAGAATCTTAGCACCTGGCGGACTCATCAGCATTGTAACTTATGTGGGCCATCCTGGTGGGAG GGAGGAGTTTGAGAAGATTGAAGAATTTGCTTCGGGACTACCTGTTGAGGCCTGGAACTGTTGCAAACTACATACTTTAAATCGCCCACTAGCTCCCATGCTGTTATTCTTATTCAAAAGATAG
- the LOC101259679 gene encoding putative DEAD-Box RNA helicase, whose product MEEEVQVDENFPLFSRKTKPATKKLVPAPTSIEETPKQLDKETNSGPTPSYITFSDLGLAGWAVQTCNELGMKKPTPVQYHCIPRILSGQDVLGLAQTGSGKTAAFALPILHRLAEDPYGVSCLVVTPTRELAFQLAEQFRALGSCLNLRCAVIVGGMDMITQTKTLMQRPHVVIATPGRIKVLIEQNPDIPPVFSKTKFLVLDEADRVLDVGFEEELRAIFQCLPKNRQTLLFSATMTSNLQTLLELSANKAYFYEAYEGFKTVESLKQQYIFIPKNVKDVYLQYILSKIKDIDVRSAIIFVSTCRSCQLLGLLLEELEIDAAALHSYKSQSLRLSALHKFKSGQVPILVATDVASRGLDIPTVDLVVNYDIPRYPQDYVHRVGRTARAGRGGLAVSFVTQNDVDLIHEIEAVLGKQLEKFDCKENEVLDDISKVYKAKRVASMKMMDDGFEEKAESRKAQKQKMQNERKGKSKKQKRERVTKDIEV is encoded by the exons ATGGAAGAGGAAGTCCAAGTGGATGAGAATTTTCCCTTATTCTCCCGGAAAACTAAACCGGCCACAAAAAAACTCGTTCCTGCtccaacctccattgaagaaaccCCAAAGCAGCTTGACAAGGAGACTAACTCTGGTCCAACCCCTAGTTATATCACCTTCTCTGACTTAGGCCTCGCCGGGTGGGCTGTACAGACCTGTAATGAGCTGGGCATGAAGAAACCCACTCCTGTACAATATCACTGTATACCCAGAATACTCTCCGGACAGGATGTGTTAGGTTTAGCTCAGACTGGTAGTGGAAAAACAGCTGCATTTGCATTGCCTATTCTTCATCGTTTAGCTGAAGATCCTTATGGGGTGTCCTGTCTTGTGGTTACTCCGACACGGGAGCTTGCGTTTCAGCTTGCCGAGCAGTTTCGGGCCCTGGGATCCTGCTTGAATTTGCGGTGTGCTGTGATTGTGGGAGGAATGGATATGATAACCCAGACTAAGACTCTGATGCAAAGACCTCATGTGGTGATAGCAACTCCCGGAAGGATTAAGGTTCTCATTGAACAGAATCCTGATATTCCCCCAGTTTTCAGCAAAACTAAG TTCCTTGTCTTGGATGAAGCAGATAGAGTTCTAGACGTAGGCTTTGAAGAGGAGTTGAGAGCAATCTTTCAGTGTTTGCCAAAGAATCGACAAACTCTTCTGTTTTCTGCAACAATGACTAGCAACCTGCAGACGCTACTTGAGCTTTCTGCAAACAAAGCATATTTCTATGAGGCATATGAGGGATTCAAGACTGTAGAATCACTTAAGCAGCAGTACATTTTTATTCCGAAAAATGTGAAGGATGTCTATCTGCAATACATTTTATCCAAAATCAAAGATATAGACGTTCGCTCTGcaattatttttgtttccaCCTGCAG GAGTTGTCAGCTTTTGGGCTTGTTGTTGGAAGAACTCGAAATTGATGCTGCTGCATTGCATTCATACAAGTCCCAGTCACTGAGGCTTTCTGCTCTTCATAAATTCAAATCTGGGCAGGTCCCAATATTGGTCGCTACTGATGTCGCGAGTCGTGGTTTAGACATTCCAACAGTTGATCTGGTGGTAAATTATGACATTCCAAG GTATCCACAGGATTATGTTCATCGTGTTGGACGTACTGCAAGAGCTGGACGAGGTGGACTTGCTGTCAGCTTTGTTACTCAG AATGATGTGGATCTCATTCATGAAATAGAAGCGGTGCTTGGGAAACAATTGGAGAAATTTGATTGTAAAGAGAATGAGGTGCTTGATGATATATCAAAG GTTTACAAGGCGAAGCGTGTTGCATCAATGAAGATGATGGATGATGGGTTTGAGGAGAAAGCAGAAAGTCGTAAAGCCCAGAAACAGAAAATGCAAAATGAGAGAAAGGGAAAGAGCAAAAAGCAGAAAAGAGAAAGAGTAACAAAAGATATAGAAGTTTGA
- the LOC101249122 gene encoding nuclear cap-binding protein subunit 1: protein MSSWRSLLLRLGEKCPEYAGNADFKDQIDACHSLVRREIEHSGDDVFPFLLQCAEQLPHKIPLYGTLIGLLNLENEEFVRKLVESTQINLQDALETGQCNKIRILMRFLTVLMCSKVIQPSALVVIFESLLSSAATTVDEEKGIPSWQARADFYITCILSCLPWGGAELVEQVPEEIERVMVGVEAYLSIRRRVSDAGVSVFEDIEESNNVVNEKDFLEDLWSRVQDLSNRGWKLDSVPRLHLSFEAQLVAGKSHDLSPVSCPEQPGPPGALSGIAFGRQKHEAELKYPQRIRRLNIFPSNKTEDLQPIDRFVVEEYLLDVLFFLNGCRKECAAYMVGLPVPFRYEYLMAETIFSQLLLLPQPPFRPIYYTLVIIDLCKALPGAFPAVIAGAVRALFDKITDLDMECRTRLVLWFSHHLSNFQFIWPWEEWAYVLDLPKWAPQRVFVQEVLEREVRLSYWDKIKQSIENAPALEELLPPRGGPQFKYSAEDGTDPTERALSLELKDMVKGRKTAREMISWVEENVFPAHGFDITLGVVVQTLLDIGSKSFTHLITVLERYGQVIAKMCTDDDQQVKLITEVSSYWQNSAQMTAIAIDRMMSYRLISNLAIVRWVFSPLNLDRFHVSDSSWEILRNAVSKTYNRISDLRKEISSLERSVVLAEKAASRAREELESAESKLSVIDGEPVLGENPVRIKRLKSYAEKAKEEEVSVRDSLEAKEALLARAVDEIEALFLSLYKSFLTALAEPLHDASRDGTLRPSGHVDDMTIDLEDSSVMELDKDDERSKKSHPNGSGERKGYNLDEKQQWCLTTLGYLKAFTRQYASEIWQHIEKLDAEVLTEDTHPLVRKAIYCGLRRPLEE, encoded by the exons ATGAGTAGTTGGAGGAGTTTGCTCTTGCGACTCGGCGAGAAGTGTCCTGAGTACGCCGGAAATGCTGATTTCAAAGATCAAATA GATGCATGCCATAGTTTGGTTCGCCGAGAAATAGAGCATTCTGGGGACGATGTTTTTCCA TTCCTTCTCCAGTGTGCTGAGCAATTGCCTCACAAGATACCTCTGTATGGAACACTG ATTGGCCTTTTGAATTTGGAAAATGAGGAATTTGTCAGGAAATTAGTGGAGAGCACTCAAATTAATTTACAG GATGCGTTGGAGACTGGACAGTGCAACAAGATCCGTATATTGATGAGGTTTTTGACTGTTTTG ATGTGCAGCAAAGTTATCCAACCGAGTGCATTAGTGGTTATTTTCGAAAGCTTATTATCATCAGCAGCGACTACTGTGGACGAAGAAAAAGGAATTCCCTCTTGGCAAGCACGTGCTGACTTCTATATTACTTGTATTTTATCGTGCCTTCCTTGGGGTGGTGCTGAACTTGTTGAG CAAGTTCCTGAGGAGATTGAAAGGGTTATGGTTGGAGTAGAAGCCTATTTAAGTATTCGAAGGCGTGTGTCTGATGCTGGGGTTTCTGTCTTTGAGGATATTGAAGAATCCAATAATGTTGTCAATGAGAAG GATTTCTTGGAGGACTTGTGGTCTCGAGTTCAAGATCTTTCTAATAGAGGGTGGAAACTCGATAGTG TTCCCAGACTGCACCTATCTTTTGAGGCACAGCTGGTTGCTGGTAAGTCTCATGATTTATCTCCAGTAAGCTGCCCTGAGCAACCAGGTCCTCCCGGAGCATTATCTGGAATTGCCTTCGGTAGACAAAAGCACGAAGCTGAGTTAAAATATCCTCAAAGGATAAGGAGGCTAAATATATTTCCTTCAAATAAAACTGAG GATCTCCAACCCATTGATCGCTTTGTTGTGGAAGAGTATTTGTTGGATGTGCTTTTCTTCTTGAATGGATG TCGAAAGGAATGTGCTGCGTACATGGTTGGGCTGCCTGTACCTTTCAGATATGAATATCTTATGGCTGAGACAATATTCTCTCAG CTTCTCTTGTTGCCGCAACCGCCCTTCAGACCGATATATTACACATTGGTTATCATTGATTTATGCAAG GCTCTGCCAGGGGCCTTTCCGGCGGTAATAGCTGGAGCTGTTCGTGctctttttgataaaataacaGATCTAGACATGGAATGCCGTACACGTCTTGTACTTTGGTTCTCACATCATTT GTCAAACTTTCAATTTATCTGGCCATGGGAAGAATGGGCGTATGTGTTGGATCTCCCAAAGTGGGCCCCACAACGTGTTTTTGTTCAAGAGGTTTTGGAAAGGGAAGTCCGTCTTTCATATTGGGACAAAATCAAGCAG AGCATTGAGAATGCCCCTGCTTTGGAGGAGCTACTTCCACCAAGAGGTGGACCACAATTTAAATATAGTGCGGAAGATGGTACTGATCCAACTGAGCGTGCACTTTCTTTAGAACTCAAGGACATGGTGAAAGGTAGGAAAACTGCGCGGGAAATGATCTCCTGGGTAGAAGAAAATGTTTTTCCAGCCCATGGGTTTGATATTACCCTTGGAGTTGTTGTTCAAACACTTCTCGACATCGGATCAAAAAGCTTTACTCATTTGATTACTGTCTTGGAGAGATATGGCCAAGTCATTGCAAAGATGTGTACTGATGATGATCAACAAGTTAAGCTGATTACGGAAGTAAGTTCTTACTGGCAAAACAGTGCGCAAATGACAGCTATTGCCATCGACCGGATGATGAGTTATCGGCTTATATCTAATTTGGCCATAGTGAGATGGGTTTTCTCTCCACTGAATCTTGATCGGTTTCATGTTTCTGACAGTTCGTGGGAG ATCCTCAGGAATGCTGTCAGTAAGACGTATAATCGGATTTCTGATCTGAGAAAAGAGATTTCATCCCTTGAGAGAAGTGTTGTCTTGGCTGAAAAAGCTGCATCTAGAGCCAGAGAAGAGTTAGAATCTGCCGAGTCTAAGCTGAGTGTCATAGATGGGGAACCTGTTCTTGGTGAAAACCCTGTAAGAATAAAACGGCTGAAATCATATGCTGAAAAAGCAAAAGAAGAGGAGGTATCTGTTCGTGATTCTTTAGAAGCAAAGGAAGCTCTCCTTGCTCGAGCTGTTGATGAAATTGAG gCTTTGTTTCTTTCACTGTATAAAAGCTTCTTGACTGCTTTAGCGGAACCCCTTCATGATGCATCCAGAGATGGAACCTTGCGGCCCTCTGGTCATGTAGATGATATGACCATTGACCTTGAAGATTCTTCAGTAATGGAGTTAGACAAGGATGACGAACGATCAAAGAAAAG CCATCCGAATGGGAGCGGAGAAAGAAAGGGCTATAATCTTGATGAAAAACAGCAATGGTGTTTAACAACTCTGGGTTACCTCAAAGCCTTCACTAGGCAATATGCTTCAGAG ATATGGCAGCATATTGAGAAGCTGGATGCTGAGGTACTAACTGAAGATACTCATCCTCTGGTTCGAAAAGCTATATACTGTGGCCTGCGAAGACCTCTTGAGGAATGA
- the LOC101256813 gene encoding glyceraldehyde-3-phosphate dehydrogenase GAPCP1, chloroplastic, translating to MAFSSLLKPAASFVRPSHRSQVSCAGLHHSSNSVKLQSSIFGDAVTILQSSSLQKSGACSIQPIRATATELPPTVPRSQTGGKTRVGINGFGRIGRLVLRIATFRDDIEVVAVNDPFIDAKYMAYMLKYDSTHGVYSGSISVLDDSTLEINGKQIKVSSKRDPADIPWGDLGADYVVESSGVFTTIDKASAHKKGGAKKVVISAPSADAPMFVVGVNEKTYKANMDVVSNASCTTNCLAPLAKVVHEEFGIVEGLMTTVHATTATQKTVDGPSMKDWRGGRGAGQNIIPSSTGAAKAVGKVLPELNGKLTGMAFRVPTPNVSVVDLTCRLDKSASYDDVKAAIKYASEGPLKGILGYTDEDVVSNDFVGDSRSSIFDAKAGIGLSKSFVKLVSWYDNEWGYSNRVLDLIEHMALVASIH from the exons ATGgctttttcttctcttctcaAACCTGCCGCCTCCTTTGTTCGACCTTCACATCGATCTCAG GTATCATGTGCAGGACTTCATCATAGTAGTAATTCTGTTAAATTACAATCGTCTATCTTCGGAGATGCTGTGACAATTTTGCAATCTTCGTCTTTACA AAAATCTGGTGCCTGCAGTATTCAACCTATCAGAGCAACTGCTACTGAGCTGCCTCCAACAGTtccaa GGTCACAAACTGGTGGGAAGACAAGGGTTGGCATCAATG GTTTTGGACGTATTGGGAGATTGGTATTACGAATTGCAACATTCAGGGATGATATTGAAGTGGTCGCAGTTAATGACCCATTTATCGATGCAAAGTATATG GCTTACATGCTCAAGTATGATTCCACTCATGGAGTCTACAGTGGATCCATCAGTGTCCTGGATGACTCTACTTTGGAAATCAATGGGAAGCAGATTAAAGTCAGTAGCAAAAG GGATCCCGCAGATATTCCATGGGGTGATTTAGGTGCAGATTATGTTGTTGAATCTTCTGGTGTCTTCACAACTATTGATAAGGCATCAGCACATAAGAAG GGTGGTGCAAAAAAGGTCGTAATCTCAGCACCATCAGCTGATGCACCTATGTTTGTGGTAGGAGTGAATGAGAAAACTTACAAAGCCAACATGGATGTTGTTTCTAACGCTAGCTGTACTACCAATTGCCTTGCTCCCCTTGCCAAG GTGGTTCATGAAGAGTTTGGCATTGTTGAGGGATTAATGACTACTGTGCATGCAACAACAG CTACCCAAAAGACTGTTGATGGGCCATCAATGAAGGATTGGCGAGGAGGCCGTGGTGCTGGACAAAACATCATTCCTAGTTCAACTGGTGCTGCTAAG GCTGTAGGAAAAGTTCTGCCAGAATTGAATGGGAAGCTCACTGGAATGGCTTTCCGTGTCCCAACACCTAATGTCTCTGTTGTTGACCTGACTTGCCGGCTAGATAAAAGTGCTTCTTATGATGATGTGAAAGCAGCGATAAA GTATGCATCGGAGGGTCCACTTAAAGGCATTTTGGGTTACACAGACGAGGATGTTGTCTCAAATGATTTTGTTGGCGATTCCAG ATCAAGCATATTTGATGCTAAAGCTGGTATAGGCCTGAGCAAATCATTCGTGAAGCTCGTCTCCTGGTATGATAACGAGTGGGGTTACAG CAACCGAGTATTGGACCTCATCGAGCACATGGCGTTGGTTGCATCCATCCATtga